Proteins co-encoded in one Papaver somniferum cultivar HN1 chromosome 5, ASM357369v1, whole genome shotgun sequence genomic window:
- the LOC113280383 gene encoding NAC domain-containing protein 2-like translates to MVLNKGVLPPGYKFMPSDKQIIKDYLVRKVQNTLPDVSWFILEKDIYRYSNPFLLFQEIQRNQGYFFTPITKVSSCGKNVNRKTGDGTWSGQKPTTLKDDDKKPIGTKRMYNFEWNVPKEKKREVEREKGHWIMHEYSLLPDYYTNNNIKADPEYVLCEIRCKIPIFDVHGVRQKQPQSQPVAKRQRTSPSTDAVPAVEPPANNRSSISWVPSPLPAETSTSKFVDLEAAPVFNNVESSSDWVASSPPVFNNVESHLNNGKLSEASAPVFSNAELSEWVPSQPPAMKTTDPYVPVPVPPAPTSSLD, encoded by the exons ATGGTGTTAAATAAAGGAGTATTACCTCCAGGTTATAAGTTTATGCCAAGCGACAAACAAATAATTAAAGATTATCTGGTTAGAAAGGTCCAAAACACTCTCCCGGATGTTAGTTGGTTTATCTTGGAGAAAGACATCTACAGGTATTCAAATCCGTTCCTCCTGTTTCAAGAGATCCAGAGAAACCAAGGATACTTTTTCACTCCCATAACCAAAGTGAGTTCATGTGGTAAGAATGTGAATCGAAAAACCGGAGATGGAACATGGAGTGGACAAAAACCAACAACCCTAAAAGATGATGATAAAAAACCAATTGGAACGAAAAGAATGTACAACTTCGAATGGAATGTTCCCAAGGAAAAGAAACGTGAAGTTGAACGTGAGAAGGGTCACTGGATCATGCATGAATATTCGTTGCTCCCCGATTATTACACAAACAACAATATAAAG GCGGATCCCGAGTATGTTTTGTGTGAGATTAGATGCAAAATACCGATATTCGACGTCCATGGAGTACGACAAAAACAACCACAATCTCAACCTGTAGCAAAGAGGCAACGAACATCTCCCTCAACGGATGCAGTGCCTGCTGTAGAGCCACCAGCTAACAATAGATCTTCAATATCATGGGTTCCATCACCACTGCCAGCAGAAACATCTACATCAAAATTTGTGGATTTAGAGGCAGCACCAGTTTTCAATAACGTAGAATCATCATCAGATTGGGTTGCATCATCACCACCAGTTTTCAATAACGTAGAATCCCATTTAAACAACGGAAAATTATCAGAAGCATCTGCACCAGTTTTCAGTAACGCAGAATTATCAGAATGGGTTCCATCACAACCACCGGCAATGAAGACAACGGATCCTTATGTGCCTGTGCCAGTACCACCTGCACCAACAA GCTCCCTCGACTGA
- the LOC113280384 gene encoding NAC domain-containing protein 2-like: protein MVLNKGVLPPGYKFMPSEKQIIKDYLVRKVQNTLPDVSWFILEKDIYRYSNPFLLFQEIQRNQGYFFTPITKVSSCGKNVNRKTGDGTWSGQKPTTLKDDDKKPIGTKRMYNFEWNVPKEKKREVEREKGHWIMHEYSLLPDYYTNNNIKADPEYVLCEIRCKIPIFDVHGVRQKQPQSQPVAKRQRTSPSTDAVPAVEPPANNRSSISWVPSPLPAETSTSKFVDLEAAPVFNNVESSSDWVASSPPVFNNVESHLNNGKLSEASAPVFSNAELSEWVPSQPPAMKTTDPYVPVPVPPAPTSMLSASMPDFDEFLNDDGWEEFFSFDNNGLPAVKDSLNTTTPDNNEWENLDDLLPTSEDKLNSSTPRDNSYTYYDSRKVLKASDSEAVKISKLGWDPVAYKAYFPNFEPMY from the exons ATGGTGTTAAATAAAGGAGTATTACCTCCAGGTTATAAGTTTATGCCAAGCGAAAAACAAATAATTAAAGATTATCTGGTTAGAAAGGTCCAAAACACTCTCCCGGATGTTAGTTGGTTTATCTTGGAGAAAGACATCTACAGGTATTCAAATCCGTTCCTCCTGTTTCAAGAGATCCAGAGAAACCAAGGATACTTTTTCACTCCCATAACCAAAGTGAGTTCATGTGGTAAGAATGTGAATCGAAAAACCGGAGATGGAACATGGAGTGGACAAAAACCAACAACCCTAAAAGATGATGATAAAAAACCAATTGGAACGAAAAGAATGTACAACTTCGAATGGAATGTTCCCAAGGAAAAGAAACGTGAAGTTGAACGTGAGAAGGGTCACTGGATCATGCATGAATATTCGTTGCTCCCCGATTATTACACAAACAACAATATAAAG GCGGATCCCGAGTATGTTTTGTGTGAGATTAGATGCAAAATACCGATATTCGACGTCCATGGAGTACGACAAAAACAACCACAATCTCAACCTGTAGCAAAGAGGCAACGAACATCTCCCTCAACGGATGCAGTGCCTGCTGTAGAGCCACCAGCTAACAATAGATCTTCAATATCATGGGTTCCATCACCACTGCCAGCAGAAACATCTACATCAAAATTTGTGGATTTAGAGGCAGCACCAGTTTTCAATAACGTAGAATCATCATCAGATTGGGTTGCATCATCACCACCAGTTTTCAATAACGTAGAATCCCATTTAAACAACGGAAAATTATCAGAAGCATCTGCACCAGTTTTCAGTAACGCAGAATTATCAGAATGGGTTCCATCACAACCACCGGCAATGAAGACAACGGATCCTTATGTGCCTGTGCCAGTACCACCTGCACCAACAAGTATGCTTTCAGCCTCGATGCCTGACTTTGATGAATTTCTCAATGATGATGGATGGGAGGAGTTCTTTTCCTTCGATAATAATGGTTTACCAGCTGTTAAAGATAGCCTTAACACTACTACTCCAGATAATAATGAGTGGGAAAATCTGGATGATCTGTTACCAACTTCTGAAGATAAACTTAATAGTAGTACTCCGCGGGATAACAGCTATACCTACTACGACTCGAGAAAGGTATTAAAAGCAAGTGATTCTGAAGCAGTGAAGATTTCCAAGCTTGGATGGGATCCTGTTGCTTATAAAGCATATTTCCCCAATTTTGAACCCATGTACTAA